Below is a genomic region from Ruania alba.
CGGGCTCGAGCGCCGGCAGATCGAGGCGCTCTCCGACCGCCTCATCGCCTCCGACGCCACCGTGGTGTGCTGGGCGATGGGGCTCACCCAGCACCCGCACGCCGTGGCCACGCTGCGTGACGTGGTCAATGTGCTGCTCCTGCAGGGCAACATCGGCAAGCCGGGAGCGGGTGTGTGCCCGGTGCGTGGGCACTCCAACGTGCAGGGCGATCGCACCATGGGCATCTTCGAGCAGATGCCCGAGTCGTTCCTTTCGGCGCTGGATCGGGAGTTCTCCTTCACCTCCCCGCGGGAGCACGGATACGACACCGTGGCCGCGATCGAGGCGATGCGTGACGGCAAGGCGCGGGTGTTCATGGCGATGGGCGGGAACTTCCTGCGCGCCACCCCGGACACCGAGTTGACCGAGGCTGCCATGCAACGGATGGCCCTCACGGTTCAGGTGTCGACGAAACTGAACCGATCCCACGTGATCACCGGCCGCCGCGCGCTCATCCTGCCCGCCCTCGGGCGTACCGACCGCGACGAGCAGGCGAGCGGCCCGCAGCGGGTCACCGTGGAGGACTCGATGAGTGCGGTGCACGCCTCGCAGGGGCGGCTGGAGCCGCCGTCGGCCCACGTGCTCTCCGAGGTGTCGATCGTGTGCCGGCTCGCCGAGCGCATGGTTCCCGACGGCGGACCTTCCGCTGGCAATGGATCTCGCCCGGGCGGGGTGCCCCAGGTGGACTGGCGGGCGCTCGAGGCCGACTACCGGCTGATCCGCGATCACATCTCCCGCGTGGTCCCCGGTTTTGAGGACTACGAGGCACGCATCGATGAGCCCGGCGGATTCGTGCTGCCGCACCCGCCGCGAGACACCCGCACGTTCGCTATGCCAGGCGGGAAGGCGGTGATGACGGCCAATGAGCTGGAGTACCCACGGGTGCCCGAAGGTCGGTTGCTGCTGCAGACGATCCGCTCGCACGACCAGTTCAACACCACCATCTACGGCAAGGATGACCGGTACCGGGGGATCCGCGGAGGACGGCGGGTGGTCTTCGTGCACGACGATGACCTGGCGGACCGGGGGCTCGCGGACGGCGACATGGTGGATCTGATCTCCGAGTTCAACGGGACCGAGCGCCGGGCGGAGGCGTTCCGCGCGGTGGCCTATCCGACAGCGCGCGGGTGCATCGCCGCCTACTACCCGGAGACGAACGTGCTGGTTCCGGTGGACTCCTATGCCAAGACGTCCCGCACACCGGCGTCGAAGTCGGTGGTGGTGCGGGTGGAGCGCAGCGGCGCGGAGTAGTCGGAGGTGCCGGAGCCGGCCAGCAGGGCCGGTCAGTCAGCTACGTGCCGCCCGGTCGAGCGCTGTGCATCCGGCTCTTCCGTCGCCGCCTCACCCGCCTGTGCAGCGATGCTCCGCCGCTCACCGCGCCGCTGCGAGAGCAGATACAGCACGGGCACCAGCAGCAGGGTCAGCAGGGTTGAGGTGATCAGACCGCCGATCACCACCAGCGCCAACGGCTGGGAGATGAACGCGCTGCCACCGGTCAGGCCCAGTGCCATCGGGATCAGGGCGCCGATGGTGGCCGCTGCCGTCATCAGGATCGGACGCAATCGGTGTCGCCCACCCTCGACGATGGCCTCGGCCAGGCTCATCCCCTGGGCGCGGTACTGATTGATCAGGTCGATCAGCACGATCGCGTTCGTCACGACCACGCCAACGAGCATCAGCGCACCGATGAGCGCTGCCACCCCCAGCGGTGTACCCGTGATCAGGAGGAGGGTGACTGCTCCGGTCGCGGCGAAGGGGACCGACACCAGCAGGATCAGCGGCTGCAGGAGCGAGTTGAACGTCGCCACCATCACCAGGTAGACGATCAGGATCGAGGCAGCCAGCGCCAGTCCGAGCTGTCCGAACGCTTCCTCCTGGTCGGCACTGACGCCACCGATCTCAGCACCGACTCCCTCGGGCAGATCCACCTCGTCCAGCGCAGCCTGCAGGTCAGCAGTCACGGCACCCAGGTCCTCCGCGGTCGCGGTCGCGGTGATCGTGACGCTGCGCAGCCCGTTCGCGCGGGTGATCTCCACCGGCTGATCCACCACCGCCACCTCGGCCACCTGCCCCAGGGGCACCGGACCGACCGCACCAGCGAGCTCGATCGCCTCGATCGCCTCACGGTCGTTGGGCACCTCGCTCAGTTGCATGACGATGTCCTGACGGCCCGTCTCGGTGTTCAACGACCCGACCGTCGTGCCCTGCAGCGCGGCGGAGACGGCCTGCCCGACCTGAGCTTCGGTCAGTCCGAGCGCTGCGGCAGCCTCCCGGTCGACGTCCACGGTCACGGTCGGGAGCTCGGCCGCGAGGTTGGAGGTCACGTCGGCGGCGCCATCGATACCGCGTACTGCCTCGAGCACGTCCTGGGAGGCGGCATCCACGGAGGCGCCGTCCGCTCCGGAGACGATCACCTCCAGTCCGCTCATCGCCCCCGCGGACATGCCGGAGGCCACCGTCAGCGTCCCGGCATCGTCGAGCTGTTCGAGCTCGGCCCGCAGCTCCTCCTCTGCGGCCTCGGCGTCCGTCACCAGGCTCAAGGTGATCGAGAAGGTCGTGGTGCCGTTGCTGCCGAAGAAGGCCATCGAGGCGTCGCCCGAGCCGCCGGTGACCTGGAAGGTCTCGACACCGGGCAGGTCGGCGATCACCTCTTCGACCACAGTGGCTGCCTCGTCCGCGGCAGCCAGGGACGTGCCGGCGGGAAGCTCCTGGCTCACACTCAGGGTGTTCTCCCCGGTGTTGCCGATGAAGTCGGTCTTCAGCTGGGTGGCCATCCCCGCGGTTCCGGCGAGGACCACGACGGCCGCGAGGATCGCGAGCCAGGGCTTGGCCAAGGCACCGTGCAGCACCCGCAGGTAGGAGCGCTGCACCGGCGAACGATGCTCCGCCTCCTCGGCCGCGATCCGTGCTTCCTCGGTGAGCGCGCCGCTGGGTGCGCGCACGAACCAGTACGCCAGGGCGGGCACGATGGTCAGGGAGACCAGCAGCGAGGCCAAGAGCGCCAGAGCGATCGTGAAAGCGAATGGCCGGAACAGCTCGCCCACCATGCCGCCGACGAGCCCCATCGGTACGAAGACCGCAGCAGTGGCCACCGTGGACGCGGTGATCGCGCCGGCCACCTCCTTCACGGCGTCGATGATCGCTGCGATGCGCGACTTCCCGTAGCTCAGGTGCCGGCTGATGTTCTCGATCACCACGATCGAGTCGTCCACCACGCGACCGATGGAGACGGTCAACGCGGCCAGGGTGAACAGGTTGAGCGAGAAGCCCACGACCTTCAGCCC
It encodes:
- a CDS encoding FdhF/YdeP family oxidoreductase encodes the protein MAPAPEHGIDESELQISSPKHSAAGVPGVLHALGMSLDQMGPVRTAKTLLAVNQTDGFDCPGCAWPEAKKRHTAEFCENGAKAVAEEATRRRVPPSFFAEHSLDDLATKDDYWLGQQGRLAHPMVRDEGATHYRPISWDDAFDLIAAEIHAGDPDEAIFYTSGRTSNEAAFLYQLMVRGLGTNNLPDCSNMCHESSGAALTETIGIGKGSVSLADVENASLILVAGQNPGTNHPRMLSSLEKAKARGAVIVAINPLPEAGLGTFHNPQTLQGLTRGTRLADDFLQIRLGGDQALFQALGALIIEAGALDHEFLTDSVTGLDEYAAHVTALDWDEVLTATGLERRQIEALSDRLIASDATVVCWAMGLTQHPHAVATLRDVVNVLLLQGNIGKPGAGVCPVRGHSNVQGDRTMGIFEQMPESFLSALDREFSFTSPREHGYDTVAAIEAMRDGKARVFMAMGGNFLRATPDTELTEAAMQRMALTVQVSTKLNRSHVITGRRALILPALGRTDRDEQASGPQRVTVEDSMSAVHASQGRLEPPSAHVLSEVSIVCRLAERMVPDGGPSAGNGSRPGGVPQVDWRALEADYRLIRDHISRVVPGFEDYEARIDEPGGFVLPHPPRDTRTFAMPGGKAVMTANELEYPRVPEGRLLLQTIRSHDQFNTTIYGKDDRYRGIRGGRRVVFVHDDDLADRGLADGDMVDLISEFNGTERRAEAFRAVAYPTARGCIAAYYPETNVLVPVDSYAKTSRTPASKSVVVRVERSGAE
- a CDS encoding efflux RND transporter permease subunit; protein product: MSALARFSLANRALVALATLMAVVAGLWSTTALKQELMPPLNLPVVAAITSYPGASPEVIENQVTDTVEQAAGAVSGLEQTTSTSSANVSAVLLELEYGTDVTNAQQELQAAVNRMSGALPEDADTQVIAGSLDDLPVVQLSVAATDDPDAAVDVLRTAIIPEIERIEGVRDVQLSGVRDEQVRIDVDLAAMAAAELTPDAVQGALRANGVVIPGGEVTEDDQTMSVQTGTELTSADDVAAVPIPTTSGPVRLDEIAEVSSEQVEASSFSRTDGAQSFSIAITKTPDGNTVEISEAVAEHLADFEAALGSGSAVVVVFDQAPFIEQSVEDLTVEGLLGLVFAVLIILLFLRKIRPTAVTALSIPLSLLITLVGLKVVGFSLNLFTLAALTVSIGRVVDDSIVVIENISRHLSYGKSRIAAIIDAVKEVAGAITASTVATAAVFVPMGLVGGMVGELFRPFAFTIALALLASLLVSLTIVPALAYWFVRAPSGALTEEARIAAEEAEHRSPVQRSYLRVLHGALAKPWLAILAAVVVLAGTAGMATQLKTDFIGNTGENTLSVSQELPAGTSLAAADEAATVVEEVIADLPGVETFQVTGGSGDASMAFFGSNGTTTFSITLSLVTDAEAAEEELRAELEQLDDAGTLTVASGMSAGAMSGLEVIVSGADGASVDAASQDVLEAVRGIDGAADVTSNLAAELPTVTVDVDREAAAALGLTEAQVGQAVSAALQGTTVGSLNTETGRQDIVMQLSEVPNDREAIEAIELAGAVGPVPLGQVAEVAVVDQPVEITRANGLRSVTITATATAEDLGAVTADLQAALDEVDLPEGVGAEIGGVSADQEEAFGQLGLALAASILIVYLVMVATFNSLLQPLILLVSVPFAATGAVTLLLITGTPLGVAALIGALMLVGVVVTNAIVLIDLINQYRAQGMSLAEAIVEGGRHRLRPILMTAAATIGALIPMALGLTGGSAFISQPLALVVIGGLITSTLLTLLLVPVLYLLSQRRGERRSIAAQAGEAATEEPDAQRSTGRHVAD